The window TCATCACTTGAAGCAAAAATTGAGCCCATCATAACGGCGTTAGCACCGGCTGCTAAAGCTTTAACAACATCACCAGAATATTTAATACCCCCATCCGCAATGACTGGGATATCTTTTTCTTTTGCAACTTCATAAACATTATTAATTGCACTAATTTGGGGCACACCAACTCCAGCGATAACCCGGGTTGTACAAATGCTACCTGGGCCAATCCCCACTTTTAAAGCACTAGCACCAGCATTAATTAAATCTAAGGCTGCTTGTTTGGTCACAATATTTCCCGCAATAATATCTAACTGTGGATACTTAGTTCGAATCTTCTTAACCATTGCAATAATACCATTACTATGTCCATGGGCAGAGTCAACAACAATAACATCAACATGACTAGCAACAAGTGCATCGACACGTTCTAAAGTTTCTGGACCAACTCCCACAGCGGCCCCAACTCTTAATCTTCCTTGGTCATCTTTACAAGCAAAGGGATATTCTTCTTTATTATTAATATCCTTAATCGTAATTAACCCGGTTAAAACATTATCATCATTAATAATTGGTAATTTTTCAATCCGGTTTTTTAACAAAATTTCTTTGGCAACTTCTAGACTAATATTTTCTTTGGTTGTTACTAAATTTTGAGAAGTCATATAATTAGCGACCGGCTCATTAAAATCTTGGCAAGCTCTGATATCACGGTTGGTAATAATTCCTAATAATTTTTTATTTTCATCAACGACTGGTAATCCAGAAATACGGTATTGCGCCATAATTTTTTCAGCTTCGTTAATATTAGCTGTTGGAGATAACGTAATGGGATCAATAATAAAACCCGATTCATTGCGTTTTACTTTTTCAACTTCTTCCACTTGTTGTTGAATTGTTAAGTTTTTATGAATAATCCCAATTCCTCCTTCCCGAGCAAGGGCAATTGCCATTTTAGATTCGGTCACGGTGTCCATTGCCGCTGATAAAAAAGGAATATTTAAAGTAATATTCTTTGTTAATTTGGTTGCTAAATTTACTTGGTTTGGTAAGACTTCTGATTTTTGGGGGACAAGAAGTAAATCATCAAATGTATAAGTTTTTCTAATTTTCATTTTACACATCACCTTTCTTTTTTTATTCAAACCTACCCATTATAAAACTAAAAAATTACATGTAAAATAAAAATTACATAATTTTACCATAGTAATTAATTTACGGTTAATTGTAGAAACACTAGACCATATTACTAGCTTATATAGGTATCCGATATTAAATTAGGTAAATTATAACAAAATAAAAAATAAATAAAATAAAAAATTAGTAATTCTCATTACTAATTTTAAAGTCAAATTACACTGTGATTGTCATTGTAATAACTGGGTTAAAAGTTTTATCGACAACAGTTTTTCCTTGATCATTTTTTTTATAAGTTAAAACTGTTAAAGTCATTTTAATTATATATCCTTCTTGTAAAGGCGTTTTATTAGTATCAGTAATATATAAAGTTACATCCTTACCTTCTTTATCTTTGATAGTAACTGGCACTTCTCATTTAACACTTTCACATTGGTGTAAATATTCAGCTATTTTTGTATTTTGAATATTATACCCATCAGCTATTGTTTATTTGTTATTAATTGAAGCTAATGTACTAATTAAATAACCTAAAACATCTTTGTCTAAACCTCAGCTAGCTGAATTATCTTTTGTAATTTTATTTAATTCTGCTAAACTTGTTTGAAATATTTTACCATCTAAAGTTGATGGATTTTTTTCTGATGGCTTTCCCCCATTACATGAAACAACTAATTAAGCACCAGTTGCTGTTAAAACAACATCTCCTAGGATCGCTTAAAAGCTTTTTTATTGATTTTTTTCTCCTTTTGTTTTTAAAAAAAATATATATCTTTCTTATTTTCTTAAAAATTAAAATTATTATTTTTAACTGTTTGTCAAAAATTACTACTAAAGTTTTGTAACATATCATCAGATAATTTATTATCTAGTTTAAACTGGTATTTATCTGATTTTAGCATTTGATAAATTAAGTTACTAATTTATTGATCACCTTTAACATAAATTCGTCGGTCTAAAAATAAATTGGAAATGTCATAATAAAATAGTTTATTAAAAGTAAGTTGATAACCAAAACTAGTTTTATTTAACATATTACTCTGAGAAGGGGGATTAAGCGGATCAGTTTCAAATTGAATTAACTGTTTTTCATTATTAATAGTAGTAGTCCATAAATTTAAATAATAAAATTTATTTTGTTGAACATTAAGCGGCAATTTATTTCAATTAAAACCATCCATATTAATTTCTAATTTCTCACTATTGACTTGGTCAGTTGCAACATAAAAGCCAGTTTTAGAAATCGGATATGGGATCATGGATAAATTATAAAGATAAGTATAACTTAGATTATTATAAACTTTCCCAACAATAAAATTATGAGCAAAACCAAACTTATTATAAACATTATTAACAAGATCATTATTAGTTTTAACTGGATCATCTTTAACAATATTTAATCCATAGTTTGGCATTAAACTAATAAGTGGCATCATTAATAATAAGATTAATTTTCAATAATTATTAATTCGTGGCATTATATCACGCCCATTCCAGAAAAACCAAGAAGATTATCATTTTGATCAGTTACAAAACCAATATAGGTATTAAGATTCATCTGATATTTTTTAATCATTGTGAAAAAGGTCTCATCAAAATTAGAAAATTATTGTTTAGTTCATAAAATATTTATTAATTCACTTTTTTGGTCAGTAGTTAACTTACTCCTAGTAGTATCACTCAAAAAATCATTCGTTATTGCAGTGGTAAAATCTGCTTTATTTAGTATGCATACTATAATCATAGATTAATTCAGCCGCTGGGGAATTTTTTAATTGGGCATTTCTTTCTAATGAAAAACTTCATGCATATCATCCAACAGTGGTGTCTGCCGAGATATTAGAATTTACTCAAATAAAATATTAGTAGAAGAACTATCAGTAATTGTAAAAAGCGAATTTAATACAAATTCTGATAATGTTAGTTGGTTCATTCACAATAACTGATATGAGGATAGATGTTGTTGTACATCAAGTGATAATTTATCTTTAATCTGATTAGTATTATCAACTAACTGACCATCATCGACCACACTATAAGCAGTTTTAACAATCGGATTATTATTTGTGTACAAACTATTTAAATCAAATGTATAAATCCGATTACCAAAAGCAGAATAATTAGCAATTAAACTAGTCCCATTCAGTAGTTTATTTTCCGCAGTATTAAATCATTTTAAAATTTCAGTATTAGGAGCTTCCGCACTAATAGGCGAATTACGAATCAGATTTGAATGATAAATACTTGGGGTTAATCCAATAATATTTGTTTCTCAGCAATATTAATAACCTTTTCATGTTATCACTTCCTTAAGAATTATAAACAGTATAATAACCAACGACACTATTGCTACCTGTCGAAATAATAATTGCCAAACTACAATCACTAACATTTCTAATATTAGCTTCCCAATTAAAAACTTGTCCGTTATTCATGGAATTTGCTATTATTGGTGCTAAATAAATAACTTGATCAACGGTAAAAAGCAAATCTTTAAAATCAT is drawn from Spiroplasma mirum ATCC 29335 and contains these coding sequences:
- the guaB gene encoding IMP dehydrogenase, whose product is MKIRKTYTFDDLLLVPQKSEVLPNQVNLATKLTKNITLNIPFLSAAMDTVTESKMAIALAREGGIGIIHKNLTIQQQVEEVEKVKRNESGFIIDPITLSPTANINEAEKIMAQYRISGLPVVDENKKLLGIITNRDIRACQDFNEPVANYMTSQNLVTTKENISLEVAKEILLKNRIEKLPIINDDNVLTGLITIKDINNKEEYPFACKDDQGRLRVGAAVGVGPETLERVDALVASHVDVIVVDSAHGHSNGIIAMVKKIRTKYPQLDIIAGNIVTKQAALDLINAGASALKVGIGPGSICTTRVIAGVGVPQISAINNVYEVAKEKDIPVIADGGIKYSGDVVKALAAGANAVMMGSIFASSDEAPGEELIIDGKKYKIYMGMGSLVAMKRGSADRYFQNKDKKLVPEGVEGRVLLKGKVSDILFQFVGGLRSGFGYCGAKDILALQKTAEFVEISNNGLKESHPHDITIVKQPPNYTK